Part of the Vicinamibacterales bacterium genome, TGCGTACCTGTTCAAGGCCGTCAACCTGCCCGAACCCCAGCAGCTTTACGCGCTGAGTTGGGACACCGCAACGGTTCAGCGTCACGAGTTTTCGCTCGCGGACTTCGAGGCACTGGCGGAGAGCAACCCGGTGTTCTCGCGCCTGGCCGCTGGCCGTCCGGTGACAACCGGACAGCAAGGCGCCCAAATCTTCGGGCACCTGGTGACCCCTGATTACTTCGGCGTCGTGGGGGGATCCGCGGCAATGGGACGGACAATCACGGCGGCAGACTTTGCTGCTCAATCTGACAGTGCCGTGATCGTGTTGTCACACGAAGGCTGGCGGAATCACTTCAACGCCGACTCGGCCATCGTCGGCAAAGAGATCACGCTGGCCGGTGGCAGGTTCGTCGTGATTGGAGTGACTCCCCCAAACGCGGTGCTACCGGGCGACGAGCAGATTGGATTCTGGGCGCCGCTGCTCGCGGCGCCAGTGTTTGGCATGGCGGATCCGGCGCAAAGTGACGGACATGCGTTGTTCGTGGTGGGTCGTCGCCGCGCTGATGTACAGGTCGAGCGGGTGGTCGCGTGGTTCGACACCTGGGCCCGCCAGCGCTTCCCATCGGGAACAGCGATCGCACCGACGCGCACGCGGGTCGACTCGCTCGCGACTCGCATCCCGGTGAACCGAAGCACCGTGACGCTGTTTTCCATGCTGACGGCAGCGTTCGGCTTAGTGCTGCTTGTGGCGTGTGCCAACGTAACGAACATGCTGCTCGCCCGTGGCCTCGGCCGCCAACGCGAGCTCGGCGTGAGACTCTCTCTCGGCGCGGCCCGCTCGCGCATCGTCCGCCAACTAATCATCGAGAGTCTCGTGCTGTCCGTCCCGGCGGCAGTGTTGGGCTTGGCTCTGACCTACTTCAGTGCATGGGTTTTTCCGAGATTGGTCACCGCCACCATTCCGGCCGGAGCGGGGACCGCCAGCCTATTTATTGCTCCCTTCGATCCGGATGTTCGCGTAATTGCTCTGTTGATCGCTTCTGGCTTCTTGGCGGCCTTGCTCGCGGGATTGAGTCCGGCGCTGCAGCTTACGCGGACGAGCCTGATTGACGCAATGCGGGGCACGCTCGGCCCGAACACGCGCCTGTCACGTCTCCGCAGTGTGTTTGTGGCCGTTCAGATTGGCACGTGCGTCCTGTTTCTGGTTGCCGCAATTGGTTTGGTCGCGGAATCGCGCAAGATGGCGACCGTCGACACTGGCCTAGACTATCAGCGAGTCTTGGATCTTCGCACGTCTGACAGTGTCCGGGCTGTGATTGCCCGCGAGCTCGCGACCCGTGGCGATGTAGAGAGAGTCGCAGCCGTCTGGCGCGCGCCCATCGTGTCAACGATGCAATTCATGCGCGTCGCGCTGCCTGGCAATAGACAGCAGTCAACCGGCTTCTTAGCTGTTTCGCCGGAGTACTTCGAAACCATGGGTGTGCAGGTTCGACGCGGGCGGATGTTCTCCGAGCTCGAGGCGCTGCAGGATGCAGCTGTCGTGATCGTGAGCGAGAATACGGCCCGTTTGTTCTGGCCACGAGAGGATCCGATCGGCCAATCGCTATTGATTGTTCCACCCGCTAACGACACGCAACGCCAGCCATCACATTCACGCGTCACGGTGATTGGCGTTGCCGAGGATGTGGTCAACGGCACGTTGCTCGACGGCGTGGCCCGAACCACACTGTATTTCCCAACCACTGTGACTTCGCCGAATGTCACCCGGCTCTTGATCCGGACGCGCGGAGATTCCGCGGTCGCGCTTCGATCGATCGCAGCAGCTATTGAGGCTGCGCACCCGGCGGCTTCCATTCAGATTGCGCCGCTTCAGGAGCGCGCGGCTCTGCAGGTATGGTCGTTCAATGCCTTCTCTACGATTGCCGCCATTCCGGCTGTAATTGGCGTGCTGCTATCGTTTGCCGGCACCTATGGCGTCGTCGCCTTTGTGATGGCGCAGCGGCGTCGTGAGTTTGGCATCCGGATGGCCCTCGGGGCTACCGCAGGGCACATCATGAAGAGTGTAGTTGGAGGAACCGTTAGAACGGCTATCGTCGCCGCGGCAATCGGACTGGCGGCGACCTTTGGTTTGATCCGCGGCGTCTCTGCAGTCGTCGGCCTTGTTCCGGTTATTGACCCCTGGATCTACGGCGCAGGCACCGCCGTGGTGATTGTGGCCGCGGCGGCCGCATCATTGCTTCCAGCCATGGGCGCGATTCGGCTGAACCCGTCGATGGCGCTACGCGCGGACTGAACTGCTCTTTCAGCGTCAGTGTTGTTCATGTGGCTAAGTTTTTTCCCAGCCACTGCTAGCCGCTACTTTCTGAGCGTCATTCCATCTAGTCAGACCCGCTGGCGTGAATTTGGCTCCAACTGGCACCTCAAGACCAAGCCTTGCCTCGAGCCTGAGCGCATCAAGGGTCAGCATGTCGCGCATCTCAACCCGGCGTGCGACCAATGGCCGCACGATTGACCTTGTCTCGTCCGGCTCTATTTCGATCGATGATTGGCTGCTTGGCTGGCCTGGCAGGCTGGGTCACTCCGCTCTTAACGCCGTGGCGGGATCAACCCTCACCGCGCGTATCGTTGGCTGCAACGCTGCCATCACGGCCGTTGCCAGCAACACGACGACGCTTATCGTGAGCGTGACGGCGTCGGTGGACGTGACGCCGTACAGCAGTGACCGCACCAGCGATGTGGCACCGAGCGCACCAGGGATGCCGACCACCAGTCCACACACAACCAGCAGCAATGCATCGCTCATCACGAGCCTTGAGATCGCGCCGGGCGTGGCACCGATGGCCATCCGGATGCCAAGCTCACGGGTGCGGCGTTCGACCGAATGCGACAGCAGCGCAAAGACGCCGATGCACGAAATGGTCAGCGC contains:
- a CDS encoding FtsX-like permease family protein, producing MLAESIVQDVRYALRGMRRSPLFAASVAGTIGIGLGILCSAFTIINAYLFKAVNLPEPQQLYALSWDTATVQRHEFSLADFEALAESNPVFSRLAAGRPVTTGQQGAQIFGHLVTPDYFGVVGGSAAMGRTITAADFAAQSDSAVIVLSHEGWRNHFNADSAIVGKEITLAGGRFVVIGVTPPNAVLPGDEQIGFWAPLLAAPVFGMADPAQSDGHALFVVGRRRADVQVERVVAWFDTWARQRFPSGTAIAPTRTRVDSLATRIPVNRSTVTLFSMLTAAFGLVLLVACANVTNMLLARGLGRQRELGVRLSLGAARSRIVRQLIIESLVLSVPAAVLGLALTYFSAWVFPRLVTATIPAGAGTASLFIAPFDPDVRVIALLIASGFLAALLAGLSPALQLTRTSLIDAMRGTLGPNTRLSRLRSVFVAVQIGTCVLFLVAAIGLVAESRKMATVDTGLDYQRVLDLRTSDSVRAVIARELATRGDVERVAAVWRAPIVSTMQFMRVALPGNRQQSTGFLAVSPEYFETMGVQVRRGRMFSELEALQDAAVVIVSENTARLFWPREDPIGQSLLIVPPANDTQRQPSHSRVTVIGVAEDVVNGTLLDGVARTTLYFPTTVTSPNVTRLLIRTRGDSAVALRSIAAAIEAAHPAASIQIAPLQERAALQVWSFNAFSTIAAIPAVIGVLLSFAGTYGVVAFVMAQRRREFGIRMALGATAGHIMKSVVGGTVRTAIVAAAIGLAATFGLIRGVSAVVGLVPVIDPWIYGAGTAVVIVAAAAASLLPAMGAIRLNPSMALRAD